The following nucleotide sequence is from Candidatus Rokuibacteriota bacterium.
AGCCGTTCGTGAAGGAGTACGGCCTGACGCACCTCATCTGCCGGCTCTTCTTCCCCGGCATGCCGCACCGGCACATCATGCGCGAGCTGGAGCTCATCGCCAAAGAGGTCATGCCAGCATTCCAGTAAGGCTCTCGCTCAAGTCCGCCTCCTTTCACGTCCGGAACCTCGAAACGAGGCTGCCCTTCCGGTACGGCATCGTCACGCTCACGCGCTTCCCGCTGCTGCACGTGGGGGTCGAGGTCGAGGCGGCCGACGGCCGGCGGGGGCGCGGCTACGCCGCCGACAACCTCGCGCCGAAGTGGTTCGACAAAGACCCGGCCAAGAGCTTCCGGGACAACGTCAAGGACGAGCTGGTCGCCATCCGGATCGCGCATCAGGCGTACCTCGAGGCGTCCAAGGTGCCGCGCTCGGTGTTCCAGATCTGGCTCGACGCCTTCGCAGAGTGCCGGCGCCGCGGCCCAGAGAGGAAGCTCAACGCGCTGACGGTCTCCTTCGGCTCGTCGTTCTTCGAGCGGGCGCTGGCGGACGCCGCCGCGCGACTGGCCGGCGCCGACGCGATCGCGCTCCTGCGGCAGGACCTGCTCGAGATCCGCCCGGCCGCGGTCCACCGCGAGCTCGAGCAGGACGACCTCACGCGCTGGACGCGCGAAACGCCGCCCCAGGCGCTCGCGGTGCGCCACACCGTGGGCCTCCTCGACCCGATCACGGCCGCCGACGTCCAGGCCGACGGCTGGCTGGGCGACGGCTTGCCGCAAACGCTCGAGGAATGCGTCCAGACCTACGGGCTCCGCCATTTCAAGGTCAAGGTGGGCGGCCGGCACGACGAGGACCTCGCCCGGCTCAAGGCCGTCGCCTCAACGCTCGACCGTCTCATCGGTGAGCCCTATGTCGTCTCGCTCGACGGCAACGAGCAGTACAAAGCGCTCGGCGACTTCGCGCGGCTCCTCGAGGCGATGGCCAAGGTGTCGGCGCTCGCGCGCTTCCGCAAGGCCATCGCCTTCGTCGAGCAGCCCCTCGACCGCGCCGTCGCCCTCGACCCCGACGCCACCAAGGGGCTGGGCGCGCTCGGGGTGCCCGTCATCATCGACGAGAGCGACGGCGAGCTCGACTCGTTCAAGGAGGCGGTCAAGCTCGGCTACCGGGGCGTCAGCACCAAGAACTGCAAGGGCATCTTCAAGTCCTTCCTGAATCGCTCGCTGGTCGAGAAGTGGAACGGGCGGCGCAAGCCGGGGGCCGCGCTCTTCATGAGCGCCGAGGACCTCACGACGCTCCCGGTCATCCCGCTTCAGCAGGATCTCGCCACGGCGCGGGCGCTCGGCATCACCCACGTCGAGCGAAACGGCCACCACTACGTCAAGGGCCTCGCCCACTGTTCGCGGCGCGAGCGCTACCAGGCGACGCGCCTGCACCGCGACCTCTACCGCGGCGGCGAGGACGAGGCGCGGCTGCGGATCGAAGGCGGGCTCGTGCGCGTGGCCTCGCTCGGCACGCCCGGGTACGGCGGCGCGTTCGAGCCCGACCTGCCGTCGATGATGCCGCTCGAGCAGTGGAGCTTCGACTCGCTGGAGGTGGAGCCCTGATCGCCTGGCGCCTCAACCGCTCCTTCGCCTGGAACGCGGCGCACCCGCCCACGCTGCCTCCGCGCACGCGCCGGCTGCCCGCGGCCCCTCCCCTTCGCCTCTTCGACCACGCGCTCGAGTGTCCCGTGGGCATCGCGGCGGGCCCGCTGCCGAACTCCAAATGGATCGAGGCGTACGCGCGGCTCGGCTACGGTCTCCTGACGTACAAGACGGTGCGCACGGTCGAGCGCGCCGCCTTCGCGGCGCCCAACTTGGCCTTCTGCCGGTTCGGCGACCCGGCGGTGCTCGAGCCGGCGCCGCGCCGGCTCGACCCCGCGGCCGTCACGTGGATCGTCTCCTTCGGCCTGCCGTCGGCCAAGCCCGATCTCTGGCGCGCCGACGTTAAACGGGCCCGGGGGAAGCTCAGGCCGGGGCAGATCTTGATCGTCAGCGTGGCGGGGACGCCCGCGCCCGGCGGCGATGGCGAGCAGCTCGCGCAGGACTACGCGCAGGCCGCGCGCTGGGCGGCCGAAGCGGGCGCCGACGTAGTCGAGGTCCACCTTTCCTGCCCGAACACGGTCGCCGCGCGCCCGCAGATGGTCTTCGAGGACCAGGCGCTCTCCGCGCACATCGTCGCGCGGGTGCGCCGCGCCGTGGGTGGGAGGCCGGTCGTCGCCAAGCTCGGCGCCTCGCGGAGCCCGCGCGCGCTCCACGACCTGGCGACCGCCATCGCGCGCTGGGTCGACGGCTTCGTACTCGTCAACGGGCTCCAGCGCCGCGTGGTCAAGGCCGACGGGACGGCGGCACTGCCGGGCGCGGCGCGCGAGGTGGCAGGCATCTCGGGTGACGCTGTCTGGGACACCTGCCGGGTCCAGGTGGAGGAGCTCTGCGCCTGGCGCAAGGCGGGCGCGTGGAACAAGGCGATCCTCGCCGTGGGCGGCATCACCACCGTCGAGCGCGCACGCGAGGCGCTCGCTGCCGGCGCCAACGCGGCGCTCGTGGCGACAGCGGCACTCGTCGACCCGCTCCTGGCGGCGCGCTTCAGGACCGGCGTCAAGCGCCCGCGCGCCTAGCCCGCCCCGCCTAACCCGCCCAGGAGGATGTGCTAGGCTTCGGCCATGCGCTGGCTCATCGTCCTGCCCTTCGACCGCCCCGAGCACATGGGCGTGGACTTCCGCGACGAGCTGACGGCCATGGGCCACGAGGTCCGCACCTTCGCCTACCGGCGGGACAACCCACTCTACAAGAACCGCGGCACCAAGGCGGCCTACCAAGTCTGGATCCTGCGGCGGCTCGAGCGGCTGTGCGTCGAGTGGCGGCCGTCCCTCGTCCT
It contains:
- a CDS encoding enolase C-terminal domain-like protein, whose protein sequence is MGVEVEAADGRRGRGYAADNLAPKWFDKDPAKSFRDNVKDELVAIRIAHQAYLEASKVPRSVFQIWLDAFAECRRRGPERKLNALTVSFGSSFFERALADAAARLAGADAIALLRQDLLEIRPAAVHRELEQDDLTRWTRETPPQALAVRHTVGLLDPITAADVQADGWLGDGLPQTLEECVQTYGLRHFKVKVGGRHDEDLARLKAVASTLDRLIGEPYVVSLDGNEQYKALGDFARLLEAMAKVSALARFRKAIAFVEQPLDRAVALDPDATKGLGALGVPVIIDESDGELDSFKEAVKLGYRGVSTKNCKGIFKSFLNRSLVEKWNGRRKPGAALFMSAEDLTTLPVIPLQQDLATARALGITHVERNGHHYVKGLAHCSRRERYQATRLHRDLYRGGEDEARLRIEGGLVRVASLGTPGYGGAFEPDLPSMMPLEQWSFDSLEVEP